A portion of the Naumovozyma castellii chromosome 2, complete genome genome contains these proteins:
- the GTB1 gene encoding Gtb1p (ancestral locus Anc_8.431), which yields MRWLFGSIVVLIAGCTTASELVGLSPNKLKEYHDNIVTVDGIKKWKCLGNPEILVEWSQINDGVCDCPDGSDEPGTSACTNNNDDLFYCENDGFIPKFIPRSSVNDGICDCCDCSDEALLSKVDNNAVDVKGNTCSKLKTELENVVKDELANYKLGQKKLLKLLSKYNIPLADGSQKNGQETIKENKLLVKKLKSEIETISQTLKDNKAVLKEEKGNFLRKLKEDDPILYAYNEIDNKEIVGSLNSSFYEVARISQAYVDLLKIIDDLSNSYSDSLNDRVVNDNVEKYYEIISQNEMHKVNADAATDRDLSLQLTEYFQQELPALFWEREAEHDAKYVVNKAGFVDNLIRGKIQYTETLLNFVKQFRAIMDDISSNYNVNFQDSGVKAAVESYQNYLGKYDDLLDLKKLEIPKNFSNELEKLRTLVKKSAQTLLSSDADDDKLQLEDDQQMKFESSKLSTIKRQVSTHENEVAKLENKLTVKNNELNSLEESMASKNNDVEDKKHQLLMARISNLLEEMGDTKIIQEELDNYLYEITANPKTPGSIYQIETKNDGNIVKIGSLQRISLNKEDNLQKYVEHLKMLFPKEDLVSHLISETESETGDRKYLFGNLANINNGVVLEYGEGHRCWNGPQRSAQLFIKCGEKFKLHNVYEATKCRYVFDASGPLGCSESFKYLPISDDWVKNPQA from the coding sequence ATGCGTTGGTTGTTTGGATCTATAGTTGTACTAATAGCAGGATGCACAACCGCTTCTGAATTAGTAGGTCTGTCTCCGAATAAATTGAAGGAATACCatgataatattgttaCGGTGGATGGtataaaaaaatggaagTGTCTAGGAAATCCAGAAATCCTAGTTGAGTGGTCACAGATAAATGATGGGGTATGTGACTGTCCTGATGGTTCGGACGAGCCGGGTACTTCTGCATGTacgaataataatgatgatttattcTATTGTGAAAATGATGGCTTCATCCCTAAATTTATCCCTAGGAGTTCTGTAAATGACGGCATTTGCGATTGTTGTGATTGTTCTGATGAGGCCTTGCTTTCAAAAGTAGATAACAATGCAGTCGATGTAAAAGGAAATACTTGCTCAAAATTGAAGACAGAACTAGAAAATGTTGTCAAGGATGAGCTTGCTAATTACAAATTAGGTCAAAAGAAACTTCTCAAACTTTTATCTAAGTATAACATCCCCTTAGCTGATGGTAGTCAAAAGAATGGACAGGAAACTATCAAGGAGAACAAATTACTcgtgaagaaattaaaatcggaaattgaaactatCTCACAAACATTAAAAGACAACAAGGCGGTACTGAAAGAGGAGAAAGGAAATTTcttaagaaaattaaaggaaGATGATCCTATTTTATATGCCTACAATGAGATAGATAACAAAGAGATAGTAGGATCGTTGAATTCCTCATTTTATGAGGTTGCTAGAATTAGTCAAGCTTACGTTGATCTTCTTAAGATTATAGATGACCTTTCTAACTCATATTCTGATTCGTTAAATGATCGTGTTGTGAATGATAATGtggaaaaatattatgaaattattagtCAAAACGAAATGCATAAGGTGAATGCTGATGCAGCCACCGATAGAGATTTGAGTCTACAGTTAACGGAATATTTCCAACAAGAGTTGCCAGCTCTATTTTGGGAAAGAGAAGCAGAACATGATGCAAAATATGTTGTAAATAAAGCAGGTTTTGTGGATAATTTAATTAGGGGtaaaattcaatatacTGAAACGTTACTTAATTTTGTCAAACAATTCCGTGCCATTATGGATGACATTTCCTCAAATTATAATGTTAATTTTCAAGATAGTGGTGTGAAGGCTGCTGTGGAGTCGTATCAGAATTATCTTGGTAAATATGATGACCTTTTAGACCTTAAGAAACTGGAAATACCgaagaatttttcaaatgagcTAGAAAAATTGAGAACGTTGGTCAAGAAATCTGCCCAAACACTTCTCAGTTCTGACGCAGATGACGATAAATTGCAGCTAGAAGATGATCAACAAATGAAATTCGAATCGTCAAAATTATCCACTATAAAACGTCAAGTAAGCACACATGAAAATGAGGTTGCAAAATTAGAAAACAAGCTTACTGTAAAGAATAATGAGCTGAACTCTTTAGAGGAATCGATGgcttcaaaaaataatgatgttgAAGACAAGAAACatcaattattaatggCTAGGATTTCTAACTTACTGGAGGAAATGGGAGACACGAAGATTATTCAGGAAGAATTAGATAATTACTTATATGAGATTACAGCTAACCCTAAAACTCCTGGCAGCATATACCAAATAGAGACCAAGAATGATGGGAATATTGTAAAGATTGGTAGTTTGCAACGAATTAGTTTGAATAAAGAGGATAACCTACAAAAATACGTGGAGCATTTAAAGATGCTATTCCCCAAAGAAGATTTGGTTTCTCATTTAATCAGTGAAACTGAAAGTGAAACAGGCGATAGGAAGTATTTATTTGGGAACTTGGCGAACATCAATAATGGTGTAGTTCTTGAATATGGTGAAGGCCATAGATGTTGGAATGGACCTCAAAGATCGGCACAActttttattaaatgtgGTGAGAAATTTAAGTTACATAATGTTTACGAAGCTACCAAGTGCAGATATGTCTTTGATGCTAGTGGGCCTCTGGGTTGTAGCGAGAGTTTCAAATACTTACCAATTTCGGACGATTGGGTGAAGAATCCACAAGCTTAA